One genomic window of Streptomonospora nanhaiensis includes the following:
- a CDS encoding carbon-nitrogen hydrolase family protein has protein sequence MVNVAVAQFAPGEDKPANLAAAGRLVAEAADQGARVVLLPEYAMFTAPRTDERFVAAAEPLDGAFVAGLARLASASRAVVVAGVVESAPGGERFRNTLVAVAPGGEVVALYRKLHLYDAFGVTESDVVEPGAIEEPRTFTVDGLTFGLQTCFDLRFPEVTRRIADAGAQVLLLAAEWVPGPLKEDHWTTLVRARAIENTMYVAAAGQNAPTGSGNSMIVDPMGVRLAALGEQTGIAVAHISDERLTEVRTKNPTLALRRFSVTAKQ, from the coding sequence ATGGTCAACGTCGCAGTCGCGCAGTTCGCCCCCGGCGAGGACAAGCCGGCGAACCTGGCCGCCGCGGGCCGGCTGGTGGCCGAGGCCGCCGACCAGGGCGCGCGGGTGGTGCTGCTGCCGGAGTACGCGATGTTCACCGCGCCCCGCACCGACGAGCGGTTCGTGGCCGCCGCCGAGCCGCTGGACGGCGCGTTCGTGGCCGGGCTCGCCCGGCTCGCCTCGGCCTCGCGCGCGGTGGTGGTGGCCGGCGTGGTGGAGTCCGCGCCCGGCGGCGAGCGGTTCCGCAACACGCTGGTGGCGGTGGCGCCCGGCGGGGAGGTCGTGGCGCTCTACCGCAAGCTGCACCTCTACGACGCCTTCGGCGTGACCGAGTCCGACGTGGTGGAGCCCGGCGCGATCGAGGAGCCGCGCACCTTTACCGTCGACGGCCTGACATTCGGCCTGCAGACCTGCTTCGACCTGCGGTTCCCCGAGGTCACCCGGCGCATCGCCGACGCGGGGGCCCAGGTGCTGCTGCTGGCCGCCGAGTGGGTTCCGGGGCCGCTGAAGGAGGACCACTGGACCACCCTGGTGCGGGCGCGGGCGATCGAGAACACGATGTACGTGGCGGCGGCCGGGCAGAACGCTCCCACGGGGTCCGGAAACAGCATGATCGTCGACCCGATGGGGGTGCGGCTGGCCGCGCTGGGTGAGCAGACGGGGATTGCGGTCGCGCACATATCGGACGAACGCCTCACCGAGGTCCGGACGAAAAACCCCACCCTGGCCCTCCGGCGGTTCAGCGTGACCGCCAAGCAGTAA
- a CDS encoding GH1 family beta-glucosidase yields MPDNGPAPLLPADFLFGAATASYQIEGAVNEGGRGPSIWDTYSHTPGAVLRGENGDVACDHYHRYPEDVALLTELGVGAYRFSVAWPRIQPSGTGPANPEGLDFYDRLVDELTASGIEPVVTLYHWDLPQALEDAGGWRVRATAERFADYARILADRLGDRVTRWITHNEPWCAAFLGHALGRHAPGTQEGTPALAVAHHLLVSHGLAARELRASAAEHGRAAEVGITLNLERLVPATDSAADRAAVDRAETLHNRVWLDPLLLGRYPDNEAETWGALADGSYRRDGDLEVIGQPLDFLGVNFYRPTKIADAPHTEPDPARRTAIDIGTSSPRFEGVRHTTMDWPVVPSAFTDLLVDLHRRYPGLPPILITENGSAEEDTDRTGERVHDTDRIAYIRDHLTAVAEAVKAGVDVRGYFVWSLLDNFEWAFGYERRFGIVRVDYHTLTRTPKDSYHWYRETIREHAAAHGTTA; encoded by the coding sequence ATGCCCGACAACGGCCCCGCGCCGCTGCTGCCCGCCGACTTCCTGTTCGGCGCCGCCACCGCCTCCTACCAGATCGAGGGGGCCGTGAACGAAGGCGGACGCGGCCCCTCCATCTGGGACACCTACAGCCACACCCCCGGCGCCGTGCTGCGCGGCGAGAACGGCGACGTCGCCTGCGACCACTACCACCGCTACCCCGAGGACGTCGCCCTGCTCACGGAGCTGGGCGTGGGCGCCTACCGCTTTTCCGTGGCCTGGCCCCGGATCCAGCCCTCGGGCACGGGCCCGGCCAACCCCGAGGGGCTGGACTTCTACGACCGCCTGGTCGACGAGTTGACCGCCTCCGGCATCGAGCCGGTCGTCACCCTCTACCACTGGGACCTGCCCCAGGCCCTGGAGGACGCCGGCGGCTGGCGGGTGCGCGCCACCGCCGAGCGCTTCGCCGACTACGCCCGGATCCTGGCCGACCGCCTGGGCGACCGCGTCACCCGCTGGATCACCCACAACGAGCCCTGGTGCGCCGCCTTCCTCGGCCACGCCCTGGGCCGGCACGCCCCCGGCACGCAGGAGGGCACCCCCGCCCTCGCCGTCGCCCACCACCTGCTGGTCAGCCACGGCCTGGCCGCCCGCGAACTGCGCGCGTCGGCGGCCGAGCACGGGCGCGCGGCCGAGGTCGGCATCACCCTCAACCTGGAGCGGCTGGTCCCGGCCACCGACTCCGCCGCCGACCGGGCGGCGGTGGACCGCGCCGAGACCCTGCACAACCGGGTGTGGCTGGACCCGCTGCTGCTGGGCCGCTACCCCGACAACGAGGCCGAGACCTGGGGCGCGCTGGCGGACGGCTCCTACCGCCGCGACGGCGACCTGGAGGTCATCGGCCAGCCGCTGGACTTCCTCGGCGTCAACTTCTACCGGCCGACGAAGATCGCCGACGCGCCCCACACCGAGCCCGACCCCGCCCGCCGCACCGCAATCGACATCGGCACCTCCTCGCCCCGGTTCGAGGGGGTGCGGCACACCACCATGGACTGGCCGGTGGTGCCCTCGGCGTTCACCGACCTGCTGGTGGACCTGCACCGGCGCTACCCGGGCCTGCCGCCGATCCTCATCACCGAGAACGGCTCGGCCGAGGAGGACACCGACCGTACCGGTGAGCGGGTCCACGACACCGACCGCATCGCCTACATCCGCGACCACCTCACGGCGGTCGCCGAGGCGGTCAAGGCGGGGGTGGACGTGCGGGGCTACTTCGTGTGGTCGCTGCTGGACAACTTCGAGTGGGCCTTCGGCTACGAGCGGCGCTTCGGGATCGTCCGGGTCGACTACCACACCCTCACGCGCACGCCCAAGGACAGCTACCACTGGTACCGCGAGACCATCCGCGAGCACGCCGCCGCCCACGGCACCACCGCCTGA
- a CDS encoding PucR family transcriptional regulator: protein MLPTLADVLGLPAVQRARPRVVVGADRLGGTVRWVHIAEVTDLAHLLRGGELVLTTGIAMPDDPPSLQRYVDGLASAGVAGIAVELGRKYRTELPPALLEPARAAGIPVICLEREARFVEITEAVHSRVVNQQLAELRESARLHEVFTELSVEGAPPQRVLREIAQLSDCPVVLENLAHQVLVCDLNGEDPGRLLASWEARSRAVRTSGRTVHDAPSGWLVTTVGARGQDWGRLILICGAAPSPRQTMLLERAATTLALGRLLERHQESLERQTHRTIISGIIDRAYSDPEEALVRARAVGVPLGGRPLVGLVLRLREAGTGLAAQARLADTAEAVARACRELRLAALVGSVDDLRVGVLLAQPESGDLDSALHRLAERIRGRVGAEAVLAAGSTAEDVREVRRSFLEARQVGDVAAHEEPREGGRPFYRLTDLRLRGLLHLLRDDERLQTYVERELGPLLDYDARHGSDLTEMLRRYLEAGRNKALAASTAHLSRPAFYERLRRISHVLGADLDSVETCLSLHVALLALDSVRGRLAT, encoded by the coding sequence ATGCTGCCGACGCTCGCCGATGTGCTGGGGCTGCCCGCCGTCCAGCGCGCCCGCCCGCGCGTGGTCGTCGGCGCCGACCGCCTCGGCGGCACGGTCCGCTGGGTGCACATCGCCGAGGTCACCGACCTCGCCCACCTGCTGCGCGGCGGCGAACTGGTGCTGACCACCGGGATCGCCATGCCCGACGACCCGCCCTCGCTGCAGCGCTACGTCGACGGCCTGGCCTCGGCCGGGGTCGCCGGGATCGCCGTGGAGCTGGGCCGCAAGTACCGCACCGAGCTGCCTCCGGCGCTGCTGGAGCCGGCGCGGGCGGCGGGCATTCCGGTGATCTGCCTGGAGCGCGAGGCCCGGTTCGTCGAGATCACCGAGGCCGTGCACTCCCGCGTGGTCAACCAGCAGCTCGCCGAACTGCGGGAGTCCGCGCGGCTGCACGAGGTCTTCACCGAGCTGTCGGTCGAGGGGGCGCCCCCGCAGCGGGTGCTGCGCGAGATCGCGCAGCTGTCGGACTGCCCGGTGGTGCTGGAGAACCTGGCGCACCAGGTGCTGGTGTGCGACCTCAACGGCGAGGACCCCGGCCGGCTCCTCGCCTCGTGGGAGGCGCGCTCGCGCGCGGTGCGCACCTCCGGGCGCACGGTGCACGACGCGCCCTCGGGCTGGCTGGTGACCACGGTGGGCGCGCGCGGCCAGGACTGGGGGCGGCTCATCCTCATCTGCGGCGCGGCGCCCAGCCCGCGCCAGACCATGCTCCTGGAGCGGGCCGCCACCACGCTGGCCCTGGGGCGGCTGCTGGAGCGCCACCAGGAGAGCCTGGAGCGGCAGACCCACCGCACGATCATCTCCGGGATCATCGACCGGGCCTACTCCGACCCCGAGGAGGCGCTGGTGCGCGCCCGCGCGGTGGGCGTGCCGCTGGGCGGGCGGCCCCTGGTGGGGCTGGTGCTGCGGCTGCGCGAGGCGGGCACCGGGCTGGCCGCGCAGGCCCGGTTGGCCGACACCGCCGAGGCGGTGGCGCGGGCCTGCCGCGAACTGCGGCTGGCGGCGCTGGTGGGCTCGGTCGACGACCTCCGGGTGGGCGTGCTGCTGGCCCAGCCCGAGTCCGGCGACCTGGACTCCGCGCTGCACCGGCTGGCCGAGCGCATCCGCGGCCGGGTGGGCGCCGAGGCGGTGCTCGCGGCCGGCTCCACCGCCGAGGACGTGCGCGAGGTGCGGCGCTCGTTCCTGGAGGCGCGCCAGGTGGGCGACGTGGCCGCGCACGAGGAGCCGCGCGAGGGCGGCCGGCCGTTCTACCGGCTCACCGACCTGCGGCTGCGCGGCCTGCTGCACCTGCTGCGCGACGACGAGCGGCTGCAGACCTACGTGGAGCGCGAACTGGGCCCGCTGCTGGACTACGACGCCCGCCACGGCAGCGACCTCACCGAGATGCTGCGCCGCTATCTTGAGGCCGGGCGCAACAAGGCCCTGGCGGCGTCCACCGCCCACCTGTCGCGGCCGGCGTTCTACGAGCGGCTGCGCCGGATCTCCCACGTGCTCGGCGCCGACCTGGACTCCGTCGAGACCTGCCTGTCGCTGCACGTGGCGCTGCTGGCGCTGGACTCCGTGCGCGGCCGGCTCGCCACGTGA
- a CDS encoding phospholipase, translating to MRSPVRRLVQAATALAGAGVLALTGAGVANAAALPPEELRSVTDTYLYDLSLTAFIETRDQAPYSDQLDWSSDSCSWSPDQPIGYDFDPGCKRHDFGYRNYELQARFTEENRLRIDDNFRDDLYGICDGDWLCRGVADIYYAAVRQFGGSGATTADALRAAGAQEQAEELAAVHEHLRAADTQAEANALIAEFEAENDVDLTQRYPVGG from the coding sequence ATGCGCTCTCCCGTCCGACGCCTCGTCCAGGCCGCGACCGCCCTCGCGGGCGCCGGCGTCCTCGCCCTCACCGGCGCCGGCGTGGCCAACGCGGCCGCCCTGCCGCCCGAGGAGCTGCGGAGCGTCACCGACACCTACCTCTACGACCTCTCGCTCACCGCCTTCATCGAAACCCGCGACCAGGCGCCCTACAGCGACCAGCTCGACTGGAGCAGCGACTCCTGCAGCTGGTCGCCCGACCAGCCCATCGGCTACGACTTCGACCCCGGCTGCAAGCGCCACGACTTCGGCTACCGCAACTACGAACTCCAGGCCCGGTTCACCGAGGAGAACCGGCTGCGCATCGACGACAACTTCCGCGACGACCTCTACGGCATCTGCGACGGCGACTGGCTGTGCCGGGGCGTCGCCGACATCTACTACGCCGCGGTGCGCCAGTTCGGCGGCTCGGGCGCCACCACCGCCGACGCGCTGCGCGCGGCCGGGGCCCAGGAGCAGGCCGAGGAGCTGGCGGCCGTCCACGAGCACCTGCGCGCGGCCGACACCCAGGCCGAGGCCAACGCCCTGATCGCCGAGTTCGAGGCCGAGAACGACGTCGACCTCACCCAGCGCTACCCGGTCGGCGGCTGA
- a CDS encoding AsnC family transcriptional regulator, with product MTDHGGTAPAGRRHAASGIVLDATAKRIIEQLQQDGRRSYAAIGKAVGLSEAAVRQRVQRLLEAGVVQVVGVTDPMMLGFSRQAMIGVRTDGDLTAVADRISDLDGVDYVVVTAGSFDVLVEVVAADDDELLKILGAVRAVPGVTGTETFLYLKLHKQTYAWGTR from the coding sequence GTGACCGACCACGGTGGTACGGCACCGGCCGGACGGAGGCACGCGGCCTCCGGCATCGTGCTCGACGCCACGGCCAAGCGCATCATCGAGCAGCTCCAGCAGGACGGGCGCCGCTCCTACGCCGCCATCGGCAAGGCCGTGGGACTGTCGGAGGCGGCGGTGCGCCAGCGCGTGCAGCGCCTGCTGGAGGCCGGCGTGGTGCAGGTGGTGGGCGTGACCGACCCGATGATGCTGGGGTTCAGCCGCCAGGCCATGATCGGGGTGCGCACCGACGGCGACCTCACCGCCGTGGCCGACCGGATCTCCGACCTGGACGGCGTGGACTACGTGGTGGTCACCGCGGGCTCCTTCGACGTCCTGGTCGAGGTGGTGGCCGCCGACGACGACGAACTGCTGAAGATCCTCGGCGCCGTCCGGGCCGTGCCCGGGGTGACCGGCACCGAGACCTTCCTCTACCTCAAGCTGCACAAGCAGACCTACGCCTGGGGCACCCGGTAG
- a CDS encoding alpha/beta fold hydrolase produces the protein MQTSDSGPEPGGAGLPWVLFVHGTRLSAAQWAPQTARLRGRLRTLAVDLPGHGALRNTPFTLDSCVAALDDALDAAGAAAAVVVGHSLGGYVTMEYARRRPERCRGVVLSGCTARTTGVYTLPFRAVAAAVARLDPARLTRWNDWAFRRAYPADVVGPAVEAGYGFAALPAAWRAVLGRFAPESLRGADMPVLILNGARDLVFRSEEAAFAAACARARVEVVPGAGHLVAFDRPDAFSDAVLRFAREVAAGTADGVGRTG, from the coding sequence GTGCAGACCTCCGATTCCGGTCCGGAGCCCGGCGGCGCCGGCCTGCCCTGGGTGCTGTTCGTGCACGGGACCCGGCTCAGCGCCGCCCAGTGGGCACCCCAGACGGCGCGGCTGCGCGGCAGGCTGCGCACGCTGGCCGTCGACCTGCCCGGCCACGGCGCGCTGCGCAACACGCCCTTCACCCTCGACTCCTGCGTGGCGGCCCTCGACGACGCCCTGGACGCCGCCGGCGCCGCGGCGGCGGTCGTGGTCGGCCACTCCCTGGGCGGCTACGTGACCATGGAGTACGCGCGGCGCCGCCCCGAGCGCTGCCGCGGCGTGGTGCTGTCGGGCTGCACGGCGCGCACGACCGGCGTCTACACGCTGCCCTTCCGCGCCGTCGCCGCCGCCGTGGCGCGCCTTGACCCGGCGCGGCTGACCCGGTGGAACGACTGGGCCTTCCGGCGCGCCTACCCCGCCGACGTGGTGGGGCCGGCCGTCGAGGCCGGGTACGGGTTCGCGGCCCTTCCGGCGGCCTGGCGGGCGGTGCTGGGGCGCTTCGCGCCGGAGAGCCTGCGCGGCGCCGACATGCCGGTGCTGATCCTCAACGGGGCGCGCGACCTGGTGTTCCGGTCCGAGGAGGCCGCGTTCGCCGCGGCCTGCGCCCGGGCGCGCGTCGAGGTGGTGCCGGGCGCCGGCCACCTGGTGGCCTTCGACCGGCCCGACGCGTTCTCCGACGCGGTGCTGCGGTTCGCGCGCGAGGTGGCGGCGGGCACGGCCGACGGGGTGGGTCGAACGGGCTGA
- a CDS encoding aspartate aminotransferase family protein, with amino-acid sequence MSDLLARHRAVLPSWLALYYDAPIEIVSGKGVRVTDADGTTYLDFFAGILTNMLGYDVAEVREAVERQLASGVVHTSTLYLLRGQVELAEKIARLSNIPDAKVFFTNSGTEANETALLLATRARGSDQVLAMRNGYHGRSYGTVAVTGNASWKNSALSPLNVHYLHGTDRRAPAFARLSDEEYVEACVADLRDVLATATAPDVACLIAEPVQGVGGFTMPPPGLFAAYKEVLDEYGILFVSDEVQTGWGRTGAAFWGIAEHGVTPDAMTFAKGLGNGFAIGGVVARGDLMDRLTANGVSTFGGNPIATAAANAVIDYVLDHDLQANAARLGALVLEGLRPLAGLPSVADVRGKGLMFAIDMADPGTGRPAPELAAAVLEATRRRGLLIGKGGLHGNVLRIAPPLTVGEGDAREARDILVDAVTEVDTAAR; translated from the coding sequence ATGTCGGATCTGCTCGCTCGCCACCGCGCCGTCCTGCCCTCCTGGCTCGCCCTCTACTACGACGCCCCCATCGAGATCGTCAGCGGCAAGGGGGTGCGCGTCACCGACGCCGACGGCACCACCTACCTCGACTTCTTCGCCGGCATCCTCACCAACATGCTGGGCTACGACGTCGCCGAGGTCCGCGAGGCCGTCGAGCGCCAGCTCGCCAGCGGCGTCGTGCACACCTCGACCCTCTACCTGCTGCGCGGCCAGGTCGAGCTGGCCGAGAAGATCGCCCGGCTCTCCAACATCCCCGACGCCAAGGTCTTCTTCACCAACTCCGGCACCGAGGCCAACGAGACCGCCCTGCTGCTGGCCACCCGCGCCCGCGGCAGCGACCAGGTCCTGGCCATGCGCAACGGCTACCACGGGCGCTCCTACGGCACGGTGGCCGTCACCGGCAACGCCTCCTGGAAGAACTCCGCGCTCTCCCCGCTCAACGTGCACTACCTGCACGGCACCGACCGCCGCGCCCCCGCGTTCGCGCGGCTGTCCGACGAGGAGTACGTGGAGGCGTGCGTGGCCGACCTGCGCGACGTCCTCGCCACCGCCACCGCGCCCGACGTGGCCTGCCTGATCGCCGAGCCCGTGCAGGGCGTCGGCGGGTTCACCATGCCTCCGCCCGGCCTGTTCGCCGCCTACAAGGAGGTGCTGGACGAGTACGGCATCCTGTTCGTCTCCGACGAGGTGCAGACCGGCTGGGGCCGCACCGGCGCCGCCTTCTGGGGCATCGCCGAGCACGGCGTCACGCCGGATGCCATGACCTTCGCCAAGGGCCTGGGCAACGGGTTCGCCATCGGCGGCGTCGTGGCGCGCGGCGACCTCATGGACCGCCTCACCGCCAACGGGGTCTCCACCTTCGGCGGCAACCCCATCGCCACGGCCGCCGCCAACGCCGTCATCGACTACGTCCTCGACCACGACCTCCAGGCCAACGCCGCGCGGCTGGGCGCGCTGGTGCTGGAGGGCCTGCGCCCCCTGGCCGGCCTCCCCTCGGTCGCCGACGTGCGCGGCAAGGGCCTGATGTTCGCGATCGACATGGCCGATCCGGGCACCGGGCGGCCGGCCCCCGAGCTGGCCGCCGCCGTTCTGGAGGCCACCCGGCGCCGGGGCCTGCTCATCGGGAAGGGCGGCCTGCACGGCAACGTCCTGCGCATCGCGCCGCCGCTGACGGTCGGGGAGGGCGACGCGCGCGAGGCCCGCGACATCCTCGTCGACGCCGTCACCGAGGTCGACACCGCCGCCCGCTGA
- a CDS encoding CoA-acylating methylmalonate-semialdehyde dehydrogenase, with translation MSTHVTHWIGGKPHPGGAAERRGDIHNPATGEVTGTVALAGPAEVDTAVAAARAAFPAWRDASLAQRAAVLFRFRELVHRHSGELAAIISAEHGKVVSDAAGEVARGLEVVEFACGIPHLLKGAFSENVSTRVDAYSIPQPLGVVAAVTPFNFPAMVPMWMFPVAIACGNTVVLKPSEKDPSAAVRLAELWAEAGLPDGVFNVVHGDREAVEALLVHPDVKAVSFVGSTPIARHVYATAAAHGKRVQALGGAKNHMLVLADADLDTAADAAVSAAYGSAGERCMAVSAVVAVEAVADDLLERITERVRRLRVGPGDDERSEMGPLVTREHRDRVAAYLEAGVREGATLAIDGRVHPVLGGGGAGFWLGPSLLDRVTPEMSCYTDEIFGPVLSMLRVPDLDAGLRLINANPYGNGTAVFTADGAAARRFQNEVEVGMVGINVPIPVPMAYYSFGGWKDSLFGDSHMHGVEGVRFYTRTKAVTARWRPGAGEAAGSRVDLGFPSGG, from the coding sequence ATGAGTACCCACGTCACCCACTGGATCGGCGGCAAGCCGCACCCCGGCGGCGCCGCCGAACGGCGCGGCGACATCCACAACCCCGCCACCGGTGAGGTCACCGGCACCGTGGCCCTGGCGGGCCCGGCCGAGGTGGACACCGCCGTGGCCGCCGCGCGCGCCGCGTTCCCCGCCTGGCGCGACGCCTCCCTGGCCCAGCGCGCCGCCGTGCTGTTCCGCTTCCGCGAACTCGTGCACCGCCACAGCGGCGAGCTGGCCGCGATCATCAGCGCCGAGCACGGCAAGGTGGTCTCCGACGCCGCCGGCGAGGTCGCCCGCGGCCTGGAGGTCGTGGAGTTCGCCTGCGGGATCCCCCACCTGCTCAAGGGCGCGTTCTCCGAGAACGTGTCCACGCGGGTGGACGCCTACTCCATCCCCCAGCCGCTGGGCGTGGTCGCTGCGGTCACGCCGTTCAACTTCCCGGCCATGGTGCCGATGTGGATGTTCCCCGTCGCCATCGCCTGCGGCAACACCGTGGTCCTCAAGCCCAGCGAGAAGGACCCCTCGGCGGCGGTGCGCCTGGCCGAGCTGTGGGCCGAGGCCGGGCTGCCCGACGGCGTGTTCAACGTGGTCCACGGCGACCGGGAGGCGGTCGAGGCGCTGCTGGTCCACCCCGATGTCAAGGCGGTCAGCTTCGTGGGCTCCACCCCGATCGCCCGGCACGTCTACGCCACGGCCGCCGCGCACGGAAAGCGCGTGCAGGCGCTGGGCGGCGCCAAGAACCACATGCTGGTGCTGGCCGACGCCGATCTGGACACCGCCGCCGACGCCGCCGTCTCGGCCGCATACGGCTCGGCGGGGGAGCGGTGCATGGCGGTCTCGGCGGTGGTGGCGGTCGAGGCGGTCGCCGACGACCTGCTGGAGCGCATCACCGAGCGGGTGCGGCGGCTGCGCGTGGGCCCCGGCGACGACGAGCGCAGCGAGATGGGCCCCCTGGTCACCCGCGAGCACCGCGACCGGGTCGCCGCCTACCTGGAGGCGGGCGTGCGCGAGGGCGCCACGCTGGCGATCGACGGCCGCGTGCACCCGGTGCTGGGCGGCGGCGGCGCGGGGTTCTGGCTGGGGCCCTCGCTGCTGGACCGGGTGACCCCCGAGATGAGCTGCTACACCGACGAGATCTTCGGCCCGGTGCTGAGCATGCTGCGGGTGCCCGACCTCGACGCCGGACTGCGGCTGATCAACGCCAACCCCTACGGCAACGGAACGGCGGTGTTCACCGCCGACGGCGCCGCCGCCCGGCGGTTCCAGAACGAGGTCGAGGTCGGCATGGTCGGGATCAACGTGCCGATCCCGGTGCCGATGGCCTACTACTCCTTCGGCGGGTGGAAGGACTCCCTGTTCGGCGACTCCCACATGCACGGCGTGGAGGGGGTGCGCTTCTACACCCGCACCAAGGCCGTGACGGCGCGCTGGCGGCCCGGCGCCGGGGAGGCGGCCGGGTCGCGGGTGGACCTGGGATTCCCCTCCGGCGGCTGA
- the rlmN gene encoding 23S rRNA (adenine(2503)-C(2))-methyltransferase RlmN — protein MPAELTFVAPRRAQPPRHLADLSPEQRREAVAELGEPPFRAKQLAQHYFGRLESDTAAMTDLPAGARERLGAALLPPLLTPVRHITCDNGMTRKTLWRAFDGVLFESVLMRYPDRVTLCVSSQAGCGMNCPFCATGQNGLTRNLSTGEIVDQVVSVARDLARGEVAGGPGRISNIVFMGMGEPLANYKRVLESVRRITDPVPGGLGISQRSVTVSTVGLVPAIDKLIAERMQVRLAVSLHAPDDDLRDELVPVNNRWKVAEVLDAAWRYAGTTGRRVSIEYALIRDINDQAWRADLLGRLLKGHLVHVNLIPLNPTPGSKWTASRPEDEREFVRRLEAHGVPVTVRDTRGQEIDGACGQLAAAEN, from the coding sequence ATGCCTGCCGAGCTCACCTTCGTCGCACCCCGCCGGGCCCAGCCGCCCCGCCACCTCGCCGACCTCAGCCCCGAGCAGCGCCGCGAGGCGGTCGCCGAGCTGGGCGAGCCGCCCTTCCGCGCCAAGCAGCTCGCGCAGCACTACTTCGGCCGCCTGGAGTCCGACACCGCGGCCATGACCGACCTCCCGGCCGGCGCCCGCGAGCGCCTGGGCGCCGCCCTGCTGCCGCCGCTGCTCACCCCGGTGCGCCACATCACCTGCGACAACGGCATGACCCGCAAGACCCTGTGGCGGGCCTTCGACGGCGTGCTGTTCGAGTCCGTGCTCATGCGCTACCCCGACCGCGTCACGCTGTGCGTGTCCTCCCAGGCCGGCTGCGGCATGAACTGCCCCTTCTGCGCCACCGGCCAGAACGGCCTCACCCGCAACCTCTCCACCGGCGAGATCGTCGACCAGGTGGTGTCGGTGGCGCGCGACCTCGCCCGCGGCGAGGTCGCCGGCGGCCCCGGCCGCATCAGCAACATCGTCTTCATGGGCATGGGCGAGCCGCTGGCCAACTACAAGCGGGTGCTGGAGTCCGTCCGGCGCATCACCGACCCCGTGCCCGGCGGCCTGGGGATCTCCCAGCGCAGCGTCACGGTCTCCACCGTCGGCCTGGTGCCGGCCATCGACAAGCTGATCGCCGAACGCATGCAGGTGCGCCTGGCGGTGTCGCTGCACGCCCCCGACGACGACCTGCGCGACGAACTGGTGCCGGTCAACAACCGGTGGAAGGTGGCCGAGGTCCTCGACGCCGCGTGGCGCTACGCCGGCACCACCGGCCGCCGGGTCTCCATCGAGTACGCTCTGATCCGCGACATCAACGACCAGGCGTGGCGGGCCGACCTCCTCGGGCGGCTGCTCAAGGGCCACCTGGTGCACGTCAACCTGATCCCGCTGAACCCCACACCCGGCTCGAAGTGGACCGCCTCGCGGCCCGAGGACGAACGCGAGTTCGTGCGCCGCCTGGAGGCCCACGGCGTGCCGGTGACCGTCCGCGACACCCGCGGCCAGGAGATCGACGGCGCGTGCGGCCAGCTGGCCGCGGCCGAGAACTAG
- a CDS encoding VTT domain-containing protein: MGAVSALVPVINVELYLMGMGALGGGVLFAMAVAAGIGQTLAKIVYFYLGRGALNIPWLKRRAETPSRWAERAERWRAKAEGRPLWTMGLVGVSSFSSIPPFMVVAVLAGTLRMPLVSFVAVTFVTRTARFAALVYAPGLALGLL; encoded by the coding sequence ATGGGGGCGGTGTCGGCGCTGGTCCCGGTCATCAACGTCGAGCTGTACCTGATGGGCATGGGCGCGCTCGGCGGCGGCGTGCTGTTCGCCATGGCGGTGGCGGCCGGAATCGGCCAGACCCTCGCCAAGATCGTCTACTTCTACCTCGGCCGCGGCGCGCTCAACATCCCCTGGCTCAAGCGCAGGGCCGAGACCCCCTCGCGCTGGGCCGAGCGGGCCGAGCGCTGGCGCGCCAAGGCCGAGGGCCGGCCGCTGTGGACGATGGGGCTGGTGGGGGTCAGCTCGTTCTCCAGCATCCCGCCGTTCATGGTGGTGGCGGTGCTGGCCGGCACCCTGCGCATGCCGCTGGTGAGCTTCGTGGCGGTCACGTTCGTCACCCGCACCGCGCGGTTCGCGGCCCTGGTCTACGCCCCCGGCCTGGCCTTGGGGCTGCTCTAG